The DNA segment GATCGAGCAGGCAGTGGTCTTGGTGGCTGACCCAGATCGACAGGCGCGGTACCGCGTCAGAAAAGTGCAGCTGCCAGGTAGCCCCCAGGGGTTGGGCGATCGCCCCAAAGGCCGCTCCAATGATCTCCCTGGGCAGGTTAAACCCCTCCAGCTCCCACTCCAGGCGCGAGAGAAACAGCCCCGCCTCGGGGTCGCGGTGCTGGTCAGCGTGGAGAATGTTGCCGCCGTTGGCATAGATAAAGTTGGCAATTTTGGCGACCAGCCCCTTTTGGTCGGGACAGGAGAACAGCAGAATGGCGGTGGGAGAGGCCATGGGGAGAACGATAGAAGAAGGAAACAGGAAAAACGAAGAGAATTTAGAAATCGCGAAAAGCTTACCGGGCAGACGTAGGGTGGGCAGTGCCCACCAATGGCATAAATATTATTCGGCGTTCGACTGAATGCATCAAAAGCAGGGTGGGCCTAGTACTTGACCAAGCTGATTTTGACAGGGCCAGCCGTTCTGGGTGCAGGGTGCAGGATATACGGTCTACGGCTCGCCTTGAACCTGAAACCTTGAACCGTATACCCCACTGACCCGTCATCTTTAGCTTGGCAGTCTACTAGGCTAGCACCGCTGACCAGCATCAAGTCAATGCCATTGAGCCCTCGATGACCAGACGCAAGAGCTGGCTGGCTGAGCCTAGTGTTTAGTCAAAAAAATAATGACGGCAGGTGTGATTTAGGGTTCACGGTTCACGGTAAGCGGTTTAAGGCGAGCCGTGTACCGTTTACCGTAGACCGCCAACCCCGTTAACCCGCCACATTTAACTTGACAGACCCCTAGCACCCGCGACCAAAATGAGTTATTTAGTTAGCGGCTTCAGGCGCAGGGGCCGTTGGCGCAGGCGGTACTTCGTTGGCTGGGGGCTCTCCAGTAGGTGTCGGAGCGGCAGGGGACGCCGCTGGTGCGCCGCTCTCTGGGGTTGAGCTAGCCCCCGGCTCGGCTGGGGCTAGGGTTTCTACCGGCATCTTCCACTCGGCGAGGGGGCGGTTGATGCCGTTGGCCACATCGCGGGTGACGACGAGCACGGAGTATTCTGTCTCCCCGGCGGGCGGCCAGGGCTCGGGGTCAACCGCGGCGTAGTTGGCGCTGCCGCTAAAGTCGGGGCCACCCAAAATCAGCTCGTGCTCGGTGCCCTCTGTGAGGGTGACGGTGACGACGCCCAGGGGCGCGTTAAAGCCAAAGTCGGTGGCCTGATCGGCTTGCATAGTGACGGTTTGCAGGGGCGAGTCGGTATTGAGGCGGCTGAGGAGAAAGGCGATCGCCCCCGGTTCGGCCAGCGCATTCTCGGGTGCCGTCATTTGCCAGGTGGCGTCATCGCCCTGCTCAAACACCAGGGTTTCGTCACCGCGCTCGACGGTGAGGGTGGCGACGTCGGTTTCTTCAAAGGCGAAGATGGGGGCCGTGGAGGCGGTGTCGGCGGTGGGGGAGGGAGACTGCGATCGCTGCGACTCGGCAATCAGCACTCCAGCCCCCAGCAAAAAGGCCACCCCCACCAGCATTACCGTACTGCGCTTAAACTTCATACCCGCTCACCAAAACTCTAGGTCGCAGGATAGGTCCCGCTGTGCTGATCCATCCTACGACCTGGAAGACCGATCGTATCGCCTGAGTCGAGGTGCGATCTAATTGGGGTCATTTCCCTCAATATTTTCAGGATGCATGGCGGAAATTTCTGAAATATCCGCAAAATCAGTTGGATTTAGCGTCAAGGTGTGGCTAATGTCTACAACCACCATCACGGCTGCGATGCGGGCATCGTGAGTCTGTTGCTAGCCCATGTTGTTTATCAGATGGATTGCTAAACCGCGATGGTGCTGCGGTCAAACGCTTCATCTGGAAGACTTAGGCCTGGTTGAGGCAGCTGCGACACCCAAACGCGAAAGTTTTGAGCACGCTCTAAAGGAGTTGCATACTGCCAGAGTAGCTCGTCTTCAGCCGTTGGATCACTTTGAGACTTGAACGATTTGACAAGCTCAGCAATTTTTTTAGTTGACTTTCGCTGAGCCTATCAATCTCTTGTTTGAGGGTTTCACGCAGCATAGCTTTTGTCCCTAACTGAGACCATTTATCTACCGACTATGGTGATCACATCGAATGCATCAGCTTGGCAGGGCGCATGCCATTATGACCTAGGCGGCAGCGAGAGCAGGGGTGGGGGCGGTTGAGGTAGAGAGCTGAGCCAAAATGCCATTGACGTTGGTTTTGGCATCGCCAAACAGCATCAGGGTGTTGTCGTTAAAGAACAGCGGATTTTCGACCCCGGCGTAGCCCGACGCCATACCGCGCTTCAGCACCACCACGGTACTGGCTTCCCAGACTTCCATCACGGGCATACCGGCGATCGGGCTATCGGGATCGTACTTGGCGCTGGGGTTGACGGTATCGTTGGCCCCGACTACCAGCACCACATCGGTGTGGGCAAAGTCGTCGTTGATTTCGTCCATCTCGAGCACGATGTCGTAGGGCACGTTGGCCTCGGCCAGCAGCACGTTCATGTGGCCGGGCATGCGGCCCGCCACCGGGTGAATGCCAAAGCGCACCTGCTTGCCCTGGGTGCGGAGAATGCGGGTGATCTCCGCCACGGCGTGCTGGGCCTGGGCCACAGCCATGCCGTAGCCGGGGACAATGACCACGCTCTGAGCCGTCTCCAGGAGATCCACCACTTCGGCCGTGGTGGTGCTGGTGGCGCTGCCCACCAGGGCGGCAGCTTTGCCAGCGCTAGTGGTTTCGCCAAAGCCGCCCAGCACCACATTGAGAAAGGAGCGGTTCATGCCCTTGCACATGATGTAGCTGAGAATCGCGCCGCTGCTGCCCACCAGCGCTCCGGTGATGATCAGCAGGTCGTTGTTGAGCATAAAGCCCGCCGCCGCCGAGGCCAGCCCCGAGTAGCTGTTGAGCAGCGAGATCACCACCGCCATATCGGCCCCGCCGATGGCCAGTACAATCACAATGCCAAACAGGCCCGCGATCGCCGTCATCGCCCCCAGCGCGTACAGGGGCAGATCCCCAGTAGCGACCAAAAAGGGATAGCCCAGGGCCGCAATACCCCCCAGCATTCCCAACGTGAGCCCGTGGCGGGCGGGCAGCAGCACCGCCCGGCTGGGCACCCAGCCCCGCAGCTTGGCCACCGCAATCATCGACCCGGTAAAGGTGACGATGCCGATGAACACGCCAATGAAAATTTCCACCCGGTGAACCAGCACGTCCCCCCCGGTCAGCGCCGCGCTGGGCTGGAGGTATTCCGCAAAGCCCACCAGCACCGCCGCCAGACCCACAAAGCTGTTCAGCAGGGCCACCATCTCCGGCATGTCGGTCATGGCTACGCGGGAGGCGGCCAGCGCTCCCACCATCACCCCCAGGCCAATGGAGCCCAGCTGAATCGGGTAGCCCTGGCTGATAAATGCCGTCGCCCCAAAGGCCACGGCCATGCCGACCATGCCCAGCAGGTTGCCCCGCTTGGCGCTTTCCGGCTGCGACAGACCCGCCAGGCTGAGAATGAACAGGGCGCTGGCGGCGATGTAGGCGGTGGTTACGAGGTTGGTTTCCATGGAAAAACGATGTGAGTGGTACAGAAATGGGCTAAGGACAGGGTGAGCAGACAGGGAGTGCTCAATCACCCGTTGAGCGGTTAAAGGCCTCAAACACTACTTGGGCTATGACGATGGATAAAGCTGCTGCTTGTCGCCCAGGGCACAGCTCGGCTCAGTAAAGCCGTGGAACTCCAACAGCCCAACCAGCGACTTGTACCCTGTCGGTAGGAAAACCTAGCCCAGGACTGGCATCCTATCGTTAACAACTTAAGCTGGACTGGAGGCCTAGACATTGCAAAAAACACTGCTCACCTTGCTGCTTAAAAATCTAGCGATTACCATTCCCACTGCGCTTCTATTCACGGGTTTAGGCTACCTTCTCAGTTTCCCAATGACCTTTCAAGTCGATCCGATGGCGGCCCAGTTTCGGCGCAATCAGGGGCGGCAATTTGAGGCTGCCACACCGCCTGTTGCGATTGAAACAGACCGAATCAATGCCCTGGGTCAATTTCAAATCATGGTGAGCCTGGGGGGAACCATCGCGGGGGTATTGGTAGCTCAGACGGTATTTATGGTTCACGAACAGCACTCCACCCGCGAGTAAGATTCGATGCAGAGAAATGTGGCAATCCTCAAGCCGTAGAGATAGCAACCCATATTATTTGTGAAACATATTCAACATCCGCTGGGAGACCATAAAGCCGCCTGCGATGTTGACGGTGCCGAGGAAGAGGGCGATCGCCCCCAGGATCGTCATCGGTGACGTAATATCCCCTGAGATCTGGAGCATGCCGCCGATGATGATGATGCCGCTGATGGCGTTGGTGACGCTCATCAGGGGGGTGTGCAGGCTGGGGGATACATCCCAAATCACCTTCCAGCCCAAAAAGCTGGCCAGCACAAAGACCGTCAGGTGGGTGATGAAGGAGGCGGGTGCCCAGAGGCCGATGGCGACGACCAGGCCGCCCAGCAGCAGGGGCCAGAGGAGTTGGCTGAGGGGAGATTTGGCGGCGGGGATCTCCTCAGAGGTGGGGGCGGTGGGGGCGGTGGGGGAGGCCGGAGCGGGGGCTTCGACCTTGGGGGGGGGCCAGGTGACCTGGCCGTTGTGGATCACGGTGGTAGCGCGGATCACCTGGTCATCCATATTGATGGAGAAGTTTTCGGCTCCGCCCAGGTCGCTGAGCAGGTGCACCAGGTTGTTGCCGTAGAGCTGGCTGGCCTGGGAGGCCATACGGCTGGGCAGGTCGGTGAGGCCGATGACGGTGACGCCGTGGTGGTCGATGATTTCACCGGGCTGGGTGACTTCGCAGTTGCCCCCCTGTTCGGCGGCCAGATCGACCACCACCGAGCCGGGCTTCATGCTCTCGACCATCTCCTGGGTGATCAGCAGGGGGGCGGGTTTGCCGGGGATCAGCGCCGTGGTGATGATGATATCCACATCCCTGGCCTGCTGGGCAAACAGGGCCATTTCGGCAGCGATGAAAGCCGGACTCATCACCTTGGCGTAGCCGCCTTCGCCGCTGCCGTCCTCCTCAAAGTGCAGTTCGAGAAATTCGGCTCCCAGGCTCTGCACCTGCTCTTTGACCACCAGGCGGGTGTCGAAGGCTTTGACGATCGCCCCCAAACTCTTGGCCGCCCCGATCGCCGCCAGCCCGGCTACGCCAACGCCAATCACCATCACCTTGGCGGGGGGCATCTTGCCTGCGGCGGTAATCTGGCCGGTGAAGCAGCGGCCAAAGTGGTGGGCGGCTTCGATCACCGCCCGGTAGCCGCCGATATTCGCCATCGAACTCAGGGCGTCGAGCTTTTGGGCGCGGGAGATGCGGGGCACCGAATCCATCGCCAGCACGGTGCCACCCTGTTCCGCCAGCTGACTCAGCAGCTCCGGGTTTTGGGCGGGCCAGAGAAAGCTGATCAGGGTCTGCTCGGGCCGCAGCAGGGTAGCCTCGTGGCGGTCGAGGTGGGGGTGGTGCTGGGGCGATCGCACCTTGAGCACTACATCAGCGGCTTCCCACAGGTGGTTGGCGTCGGGCACCACGGCGCAGCCGACGGCCTCGTAGGCGCTGTCGGGAAAGCTGGCTTCGGCCCCGGCCTGGGTTTCGACCAAGACCGTAAAGCCCAGCTTTTGCAGTTTCTTGGCGGTGTCGGGGGTAGCGGCGACCCGTCGTTCGCCCGCAAACACCTCTTTGGGAATACCGACCTTAACCTCTGAGGGGGCGGTATCAGCAGGAGCGGCCATAGACTGGTCTTTGGGTGCGGCAATGGTCATAGGTGATTTAGGAGAGAAATGGCCTTAAACGACAGAGATGCAGACAGTAAATAGAGCCAAAGCGATCAAAAGAATCCCAACCTGAGCGCTAAAAAAGGGGATCGAAGGGGGAGGAGCCGAGGCGGTGAGAATCGCAGGGGGTGAATTGTGCGCCAGAACGGGCGGCAAAATTTAGGGGCGGGCAGCGGCGGCAGGGGGCACTAGGGGCGCGATCGCAGACGTTTTAGAGGAGTTTTAGACAATTTAGACAATGGCAAAAAACCCATACCGGGGTGCAGTCTCCAGCTAAGCGAGGGTGCTTGACAGAATTGGTGACAGTCTAAACGCTGCCGTTCCGCAGGTATTGTCTACAGAATTGCCATCCCCCGCCGACTACTACAATCTCCCCTGGCTTCCTCAATCACCTGGATATTCAGATTGTTTTTTGATTTTGACGGCGATCGCAGGGTAGTGCCCCAGCCTGGACAACCCTCTGCCTGGGCCTATCTCTGGCAGAGCCACCCGGCAAAAAAATCTTGCCCTAATCGGCAGCCCTACCTTGGTAGCCCTTACTGGGCGTCTCTGGCATGGTAAGAGGGCGGCCCAGCCCACCGCAGAAAACTTCAAGAATGTTTTAGGTCTGCGCCCGTCGAGTGGATGAATTGTCAGCGGCAGGAAACAACGTCTTTTTTTGCAACAACCCCAGTCACACCGAGCCAAAATCAAGAATTTTGCAGTAAAAACTCTGCCAATTCTAAAAACCCGGCCACCTCGGCGGCCTGGGTGACGTAGGCAGGACGATAGGTAAGGCGAGACCAGTAGTCCACCACGTTGGCCACCCCCACCGACTGGGGAAACAGGGCCGGGTCAAACATGCTCTGGTCGTTAGGGCTGTCGCCTACCGTCAACACCTCGGCGGCGGCGACGGCGGCAAAATGGCCTGCAATGACTCGCTTCAACCCGGCCGCCTTAGACTGGCCCACCGTAAACAGGTGGCACTGCACCGTGCTGTAGGTAAACCCCCAGCCCAACGACTGACACACCTGGGCCATTTCATCTAGATCGCTCTGGGTAAACCCCTCCAGGTCAAAGGTCCAGTCGGTGAGGCGAAAGCGGTTGTCTTCGGACTCGCGCAGCTGGGGCCAACGCCACCGCAGCTGCGTAAAGGCCTCGTGCAGCAGCTGCCGATGGGCCACCAGGTCAGGAATTTCGACTAGGGGCTCAGGCGGGCCAGCGGGGGGAAAGTAAATGCCGCCGTTTTCGGCCATCGCCCCGGCCACGGGCAGGTAGTGGGCCAGGCCATTTACCCACCCCGCCGACCGCCCAGTGACAATCATTACCGGCAGCCCTGCCGCCTGAAGCTGCTCTAGCCCTTGCAGCAGGGCGGGGGTAAACTTGCCGTCGTGGGTGAGGGTGCCATCCATATCGGTGGCCAGCAGCTTGGGCCGGGGTGAAAAGCCATGGCCAGGCAATGGTTGAACTTCGTGCATTGACTTTACACTTTGGGGTTACTGTTTTGGGATTACTGTGGACAGGTCAGAATGGCCTAATGCACGCTATGAGCACGTTAGCACCCGATCAACGCAACTACTACTATCTATTGGAAGGGGGTCGGGCAGGGGTGCATAAGCCCATTTTGGCGGCCCTCCACGCGGTTCACCGTCAGCCCCAGCTCACCGATGGCGAAACGGGTCTGGGCATTGCCCCGGTGAACCAGGTGGCCATGGGCGAGGTTGACACCTTTGCCACCCAGGTACAGTACGCGGCCAACACCCTGCGCAGCCTCACCAACGGTCTGGTTGAGCAGGGCTGGAGCGGAGCTGACATCTGGGATGCCAGCGTGGGGCGCTACAGCGATCGCTTTCTGCAAGCGGTGGCCAAGGGCTTTACCCCAGCGGAGGGCCATCCCGACGCCGCCCAGCTCGAACCCACCGACCCCGCCGCCCTGCTCCAGGCCTACCTCGAAGACATCAGCACCGACTACAGCGGGGCGCAGCTGCCCCAAAACCTCAGCCAGCTCGACCCGGCTCTGCTGGCCTTTGTCGAACGGGTGCCGCCCAACTACGGCCGGCTCGACTTCCAGCGCCAGGCCATGGTGGAGGCGGTGCGGCTGTGGCGGCAGCTCAACACGGCGTCCGCCGTGTACGACGCCCTCAGCGTGCCGGTGGTTGACCAGGTGCCCGACGAGGCGGCCCTAGACAATGCCCTGGTGGCCTTTATGCAGTCGGCGGCCCGGTACTACGCAGGCTACCCCAACCAGCGGGAGGCGCTGATTCGCCTGGTGCAGCTGTGGCGGGCGATGGACGGGCGGGAGGAGGCGATCGCCTGGCTGCTCACCCACGATCCCTTTGCCCACGAGACCAACCTCGAAATTGTTGACCCGGCGCTGATCGCCTTTGTGCAAAAAATTCCCGACCTCTACAGCGGTCAGGGCGATCTGCGCTTTGCTCTGACCGAGGGCTACCGCCGCTGGTTTGGCCTCGACTCGCGCACCGCCGCCGTTCAGCGGCTGGGGGTCAACCCCGACGACCTGGCGCAGAACGCCGACAACCAGGCCGCCCTGGTCACGACCGCCCGCACCCTCGATCGCGCCCTGCTCGATTTTGCGGCCCACGTTCCTACCACCTACACCCCTACCGAAGACCAGCGCGAGGCCTTGATTCGCCTGGTGCAGATCTGGCGGCGGCTGGAGGGGCGCATTCCCGCCATTCAGTCGCTGTTTGAGGATCTGCGGCGGCTGGAGCGGGCCGCCCCGACTTCGCCCGAGGCCATGCCCGCCCCGGTACCCGCACCCCAGCCGCCGCGCCCGATGCGGTGGACACCGAACAACCTTCAGCTCGACGCCAGCATTGTGCCCAACGGCAACTTCACCTGGTCAGAAGCCACCCGGGGCGGGGCTCGCATGCCCCCCAACCAGGCCACGGTGGATGCCATTGTGCGCATTGCCGCTCTGGCCCAGCAGGCCCGCGATCGCATCGGTCGGCCCTTTCTTGTCACCAGCTGGTATCGCCCCGCCGAGATCAACCGCCGGGTGGGCGGGGCCTCCCAGAGTCGCCACATCGTGGGCGATGCCATCGACTTTTACTGTGTGGGGCTGACGGGCAACCAGGTCTACTGGGCGCTCGATCCCTGGTGGCCGGGGGGGCTGGGCCGCTACAGCCAGTTCCCGGCGCTGGTGCATTTAGATGCGCGGGGGTCTAAGGCGCGGTGGACGCACTAGTAGGGGCAGACCCCCGTGTCTGCCCTCAAAAATTTTGGATTGGCGATTTTGGATTTTGGCAAGGTAGTGGGGCTTCAGAACTTACTAGGGTTAATGCAAGGAGACGTATGCGCCCTGCGGTTCAGGGAAGATGGCAGCGATGACGGCTAGCGGCACCGTGACGGGGGCGGAGCTGTGGGCCTGGCGCGAAAAGGCTCTGGCAGAGGCTCGGGCGGCGGGGGTGGATGCCGACGAGGTCGATTGGCTGCTGATGGCGGTGGCGGCGGTCGATCGGCTATCGCTGCGGCTGGGCACGGTGCGGGGGCGAGGGGCGATCCCGCTGAGCTATTCTCTAGTCGAACTGGAGCGGCGCTGGCAGGAGCGGCTGACTCAACGCACCCCAGTGCAGTACCTGGTGGGTGAAACCCCCTGGCGCGACCTGGTGCTGACGGTGTCTCCGGCGGTGCTGATCCCGCGTCCTGAGACGGAGTTGATGATTGACTTGGCTGAGGCGGCGATCGCCTGCAGCCCGATTGGCGATCGGCTGGCCGAAGGACTGTGGGCGGATCTGGGAACGGGCAGCGGCGCGATCGCCCTGGGTCTGGCCCAAGCTTTTCCCGCCGCGCAGATTCTGGCGGTGGATTTGAGTGCTGAGGCGCTGGCGATCGCCCAGGGGAACGCGGCCAGGGCGGGCTTGCGGGATCGCGTCACGTTCTATAACGGATCCTGGTTTGAGCCGCTAGAGGCCTATCGCGGGCAGCTCAGCGCTGTGGTGTCGAATCCGCCCTACATTCCCTCGGCGCTGCTGCCGACCCTTGAGCCCGAGGTGATTCACCACGAACCGGTCAGTGCTCTAGATGGCGGCGACGATGGCCTGGATGATCTCCGCCTGCTCGCCGCCCAGGCTCCCGGATTTTTGGTGCCGGGCGGACTCTGGCTGGTGGAGATGATGGCGGGTCAGGGGCAATCAGTCCGAGCCCTGCTGGAGGCGCAGGGGTGCTATTGCGATATTCAAATTTGTCTGGATTTGACGGGGCGCGATCGCTTTGTGCAGGCGATCTACAGCCCTCAACCCTAGCGATCGCGCAGGCGGCGCTGGTATTCCCAGAAGCGCTGCCACCAGTCGGCGGGCTCATCCTTGGGGCCGTCGTGCTCGGTGGGGCGGTCGCTGGGGCCATCGACCACCAGGCTGCCCACGTAGTCGGCCTCGGCATAGACGCGATCGATCTGCTGGCGAATTTCGGCCATATCCGCTTCCGACACCACGCCGTTGCTGGTGGCCTTGTAGAACTGCACCGTCACCCGAATGGGGTAGTCGGGGTCGCGCTCGATCGCCAGGTTGTCAATTTCGGTAAAGGGCCCCTCCACCGCGCCGTGGCCGATGACGGCGGCCTCCACGTCGCTGGCACCCCGGTTGGCCTCCAGGGCAGGGGCGGCGGCCATGGGGGCCAGCATGTCAAAGGATGACTGGCGCATCGGTGCCCGCTGCTTGAGGGGCACCTGAATCAGCAGCACCATGTTCAGGCCCTCGGTGTCGTCCCCAGCGCCGTCATTCCCGGGCCGGCCAGGATTCTCCACCGCCTGAAAGTCGCTGAGGCGCTGGCCTGTAAAGCTGGCCCGTTCGCCATTTTTGTTGAAAAACAGGCGCTGCCCCCAGGTCTGCCCCGCCTCAAAGCCATCGCGCTGGTTGTCGATCACGGTGACGCTGGTGCCTTCGCGGGTGGCGAGAATGGTCAGCACCGCCGGGTCGCCGGGGCGCGACTGGTAGTTAAACAGCACCGGGTTAAAGGTGGCCATCCCCTCCTGGGGAATCGGCAAAAAGCAGGCCTGGGCGCTGACCAGGACATGGCTATCGCGCTGGGGGGCAAGCAGCGATCGCCCTCGCCCCTGCCAGGAGTCTGGCGTACTCAGGTAGCTGCGCAGATCGCCCAGCACCTCGCTCAGGGCCACCCGGCGCAGGTCTTCGCCCTTTTCGTTGCCCACCTGCAAAAAGAAGCTCTCCAGGGGAATGTCGGCGCTGATGTCTGCAAAGTTGGGATGGCGAATTACCGGCATCAGGTGCAGCTGGTACTGCCGACTCACTGGATCCTGCTGCTGCACCTGGATGGTCATGTCGCTGATGTTGGGGCCGACCGCCGAGCCGTAGAAACGCCCGGTGTCTTCCCAGGTGACGTTGAGCACGTTGAGATTCAAAGACTCCGCCAGTCGGCGGGCGCTGGGGTCGTGCACCATGGCCTGGGTGCGCTCGATCACCTGGCGGTAGCGGTCAAAGGCCTGGCGCGGCACAATCGGTGGCATAGGCGAGCTTTCCGTAGGGGTGGGGTTGGGGTTGGCGTTGGGATTAGGCGCGATCGGATCCCATGCCTGGGTGGGGGCAGCGAGGGCGATGGGCAGGGCTGCCGCCGCCACTGCGCCCAGTAACCAAGTCTTCCAGCGGTGTTCCATCCTCAGGCCCTCGCAAAGCTATGCCCCTAACCTACGCGCTGGGGTGACCCAGCTCAGGACGGTTACAAAAACTGAAACTAGGGTTGAAGTCACGTTTTATACGGCACCGACAGTCCACACCCGTAACCCCACGGCGACCGTGCTGAATCGGATGGTGGCCAGGGCAGGACGATTTCCCAGGGATCGCAACGGGAAGCGCATCGGTCAATTTCAGGCTATTAGCTGTCGTCACTGTAATCACCCCGGCCCCAACCGCTCGGCTGCCAATCAGTAGGGAGCGAGCGCTGGCTTGCCCCGCCCACCGTCGGTGGTCACCCTCACCGAGGGCTCTGGCAGCCCAGGTGGGGAAAGCGCAGGGAGACGAAATTTAGGCAAAATTGTGATTTTGCTAACTAAACTAACCTCAGGTTGAACCCTAATCTCAGGGCCCATGGGCACGTAGTTTTAGTCGTCGTACATTCCCTATGCCTCAACAACTCGACTGCCAGTTCAGCTTTACCATTAATGGGGAGCCGGTCTCCATCACAGGTTTCTCGCCAGCGATCACCCTGCTGGAGTACCTGCGCCTGAGCGGGCGAGCCGGTACCAAAGAAGGCTGCGGCGACGGCGACTGCGGGGCCTGCACGGTAGCGATCGTGGGGGCGGGGGCCGACGGCCAGCCCCACTACCAGGCGGTCAACAGCTGCCTGATCCCCCTGGGGGCGGTGGCCGGGCGACAGGTGTGGACGGCGGACGGCATCGCCCAGGGCCGGATTGCCAAAAGCCCCCTGGTGAAAGAACCCGTCACCGCCGACCAGCTCCACCCGGTGCAGGCGGCGATGGTCGAAACCGGCGGTTCCCAGTGCGGCTACTGCACCCCCGGCTTCATCATGAGCCTGTTTGCCGCCTACTACGACGGCACCCCCGACGACCTCTCGGTGGAGGGCAACCTCTGCCGCTGCACGGGCTACCTACCCATCCGCCGCGCCGCCCAGAGGGTGGCCGAGGCTGCGGCTCATGACGGGTTTGCCGAACAGTTGACCACAGCCTCGCCAACCCTGGCTCCCCTGGCCTACACCACCCAAAACAACGGCCCTAGCGAGCAGTTTTATCGTCCCACTCAGCTCTCTGAAGTTCTCGATCTATTGCAGCGGCACCCGAACGCTACGCTGGTCGCCGGGGCCACTGACCTGGGCCTGGAGATGAGCTGGCACCGACAGCACTACCCCGTGCTAATTTCCCTGGAGGCCGTCACCGAACTGAAGCGGATTCACAAAACTGAGGAGACCGTTGCAATCGGTGCGGCGGTGCCCCTCAGCCACATCGAGACCACCCTGCACGGCCTCTTCCCCAGCCTGGATGAGATGATCCACTGGTTTGCTGCCCGCCAGGTGCGCAACCGGGCCACCCTCGGCGGCAACATCGGCACGGCATCGCCCATCGGCGACCTGCCCCCCGTTCTCCTATCTTTGGATGCCAGCCTGAAGCTGGCGGGGCCGGAGGGAGAACGCACCCTGCCCCTGGCCGACTTCTTCCTGGGCTACCGCCAGACGGCCCTCCAGCCCGGTGAGGTGATTGTGTCGGTGACAATCCCCCGAGCGCCCGCCCCAGGGACGGCCCGCCGCCTGGCCCAGGCCTACAAAATCGGCAAGCGCGGCACCGACGACATCAGCATTGTGGCTGCCGCCTTTGCAGTGGATGTGGATGGGGACAACCAGATCCTGAAGGCGCGGCTGGGCTATGGCGGGGTGGCGGCGACTCCGGCAAGGGCGATCGCCGTTGAAGAGTTCCTGCTGGGCAAGCCCTGGACGATGGCGACCGTGCAGGCCTCTAAACCCTTACTGCAAGAGGCGTTCACGCCGCTGAGCGACCTGCGCGGCAGCGCCGAGTACCGTAAGCGTTTAGTCGTAAACCTATTCAAGAAATTTTACGTGGAGTTTCCTTGAGGCATAAGCCCCTGAAACGGTGCATCGCTGCGCGGATGCACCCTACGGTTGACGGTCTTTTGCAAATAGACTTTGTAGGGTGGGCATTGCCCACCATTCCAAAACAGGGCAAAGTTAGCCAAAGTCAACTGTTTTCGATGCGCCCGATCAGCCCCATAGCTGCAAGTCCTGAGTGAGGACATAATGAGATCTGAGGAAGACTACTATCAACGGTGAAGCGTGATGACTGCCCTAGCCCAAGAAATTCTCAACAGCTTTGATAGCCTACCCAGTTCAGAGCAGGTGGAGATTGCTCTAGAGATCCTGCGGCGACTCGTTAATCTTG comes from the Nodosilinea sp. PGN35 genome and includes:
- the xdhA gene encoding xanthine dehydrogenase small subunit; protein product: MPQQLDCQFSFTINGEPVSITGFSPAITLLEYLRLSGRAGTKEGCGDGDCGACTVAIVGAGADGQPHYQAVNSCLIPLGAVAGRQVWTADGIAQGRIAKSPLVKEPVTADQLHPVQAAMVETGGSQCGYCTPGFIMSLFAAYYDGTPDDLSVEGNLCRCTGYLPIRRAAQRVAEAAAHDGFAEQLTTASPTLAPLAYTTQNNGPSEQFYRPTQLSEVLDLLQRHPNATLVAGATDLGLEMSWHRQHYPVLISLEAVTELKRIHKTEETVAIGAAVPLSHIETTLHGLFPSLDEMIHWFAARQVRNRATLGGNIGTASPIGDLPPVLLSLDASLKLAGPEGERTLPLADFFLGYRQTALQPGEVIVSVTIPRAPAPGTARRLAQAYKIGKRGTDDISIVAAAFAVDVDGDNQILKARLGYGGVAATPARAIAVEEFLLGKPWTMATVQASKPLLQEAFTPLSDLRGSAEYRKRLVVNLFKKFYVEFP
- the prmC gene encoding peptide chain release factor N(5)-glutamine methyltransferase codes for the protein MTASGTVTGAELWAWREKALAEARAAGVDADEVDWLLMAVAAVDRLSLRLGTVRGRGAIPLSYSLVELERRWQERLTQRTPVQYLVGETPWRDLVLTVSPAVLIPRPETELMIDLAEAAIACSPIGDRLAEGLWADLGTGSGAIALGLAQAFPAAQILAVDLSAEALAIAQGNAARAGLRDRVTFYNGSWFEPLEAYRGQLSAVVSNPPYIPSALLPTLEPEVIHHEPVSALDGGDDGLDDLRLLAAQAPGFLVPGGLWLVEMMAGQGQSVRALLEAQGCYCDIQICLDLTGRDRFVQAIYSPQP